Proteins from a genomic interval of Harpia harpyja isolate bHarHar1 chromosome 9, bHarHar1 primary haplotype, whole genome shotgun sequence:
- the ATMIN gene encoding ATM interactor, whose product MAAAAAAAAGRRGGGLGRPPAPAAVPVGDLPPAGELVRPSVTELSQVRTNILCTVPGCGKVLPNSPALNMHLSKAHPVQDGKLNAPVRKGLKTSQKFYCCPIEGCPRGPNRPFSQFSLVKQHFMKMHAEKKHKCDKCSNSYGTEWYLKRHIEVCGKTFQCTCGCPYASRTALLSHIYRTGHEIPAEHRDPPSKKRKMETSVHNQQLAEKANEAFINTHNNNPGTQELESSEVKLVASLDGSCSSNFTNQMQPKCTPKMLLPKPKVALVKLPVMQLAHLPIYVSATDSSVKPAVVAVDNQGSVLSTVHLLPQSIGILIPALEAETLVFKDSMPVSKVTNSGDREPVSTGVQVELDTVASNNTGQELGNVCQKNKISSINIQTDLSYISQNFVPAAAWTPNSSVSSCSQTDLSFSSQVSLPISVQTQTLLPASKLTSSIAAQTDAFSQVCFPACGISRETQTSRTQDSIDGRVQMDQAVMCSDIFDNVHSSYNVSTPIQLPENNLMPANIDQTLLQRSNGKSLNQDTVKSESLISFNTQTNILPPQNTTDNQTQTMDLLSDLENIFSGNMSGQTLDNRGLLSETSSNADTHLPSGPSQSTGIDFDIEEFFSASNIQTQTEESELGTLNSEPVLESLDIETQTDFLFSDSATQSYSCRGNSNFLGLEMFDTQTQTDLNFFLDSNTHLPLGSILKQSSFSMSTDSSDTETQTEVYPATKNIPTQNIESKVQLSSAETQTMDSCFENLGNLFLTSNETQTAMDDFLLADLAWNTMESQFSSVETQTCEELCSLFQSSDKPSH is encoded by the exons GATGGAAAACTTAATGCACCAGTAAGGAAGGGTTTGAAAACTTCACAGAAATTCTACTGCTGTCCTATTGAAGGCTGCCCTAGAGGACCAAACAGACcattttcccaattttctcttgTAAAACAG CACTTTATGAAAATGCATGCTGAAAAGAAGCACAAATGTGATAAATGTAGTAACTCCTATGGTACAGAATGGTATTTGAAACGGCATATAGAGGTCTGTGGCAAGACTTTCCAGTGTACTTGTGGGTGCCCTTATGCCAGCAGAACAGCATTACTGTCTCATATTTACAGAACTGGCCATGAAATTCCTGCAGAACACAG GGATCCTCctagtaagaaaaggaaaatggaaacctCTGTACATAATCAGCAGTTGGCAGAGAAAGCAAATGAAGCATTCATCAATACACACAATAATAACCCTGGCACTCAGGAATTGGAGTCCTCTGAAGTGAAACTAGTGGCCTCTCTTGATGGCTCCTGCAGTTCTAACTTCACGAACCAAATGCAGCCAAAATGTACACCGAAGATGCTTTTACCAAAGCCCAAGGTGGCTTTGGTTAAACTTCCAGTGATGCAGCTTGCTCACCTGCCTATATATGTATCTGCAACAGACTCTTCTGTCAAACCTGCTGTAGTGGCTGTTGATAATCAAGGTTCAGTTCTAAGTACTGTTCATTTATTGCCTCAATCTATAGGAATTCTGATTCCAGCACTGGAGGCAGAAACACTTGTATTTAAAGATAGTATGCCTGTTTCAAAAGTGACAAATTCCGGTGATCGTGAACCAGTAAGTACTGGTGTACAAGTTGAGTTGGATACAGTTGCATCAAATAACACAGGGCAAGAGCTGGGGAATGTTTGTCAGAAGAATAAAATTTCTTCAATAAATATACAGACTGACTTATCTTATATTTCACAGAACTTTGTACCAGCTGCAGCCTGGACTCCCAATTCTTCTGTATCCTCTTGCTCTCAGACAGATCTGTCATTCAGTTCACAGGTTTCGTTACCTATCAGTGTACAAACACAGACGCTGCTGCCTGCTTCCAAACTGACTTCATCCATAGCTGCTCAGACTGATGCTTTTAGTCAGGTTTGTTTTCCAGCATGTGGCATTTCTAGAGAGACTCAAACCAGTAGGACACAGGACTCTATTGATGGAAGAGTGCAAATGGACCAGGCTGTAATGTGCAGTGACATCTTTGACAACGTTCATTCATCATATAATGTTTCTACTCCCATTCAACTTCCAGAAAACAATTTAATGCCTGCAAATATAGATCAAACCTTGCTGCAAAGGAGTAATGGCAAGAGCCTGAATCAAGATACGGTGAAGTCTGAATCCCTTATCAGCTTCAACACACAGACTAATATACTTCCACCTCAAAATACGACGGATAATCAAACCCAGACAATGGACCTACTAAGTGATTTGGAAAACATCTTTTCAGGAAACATGTCTGGCCAGACACTGGATAATCGTGGCCTTTTGTCTGAGACAAGTTCTAATGCTGACACGCATCTGCCATCTGGTCCATCACAGAGCACAGGAATAGACTTTGACATTGAAGAGTTCTTTTCAGCATCCAATATCCAAACTCAGACTGAAGAGAGTGAGCTTGGTACCCTAAACTCTGAGCCAGTTTTGGAGTCACTGGACATTGAAACTCAGActgatttcttattttcagataGTGCCACTCAATCATATAGCTGCCGAGGAAATTCTAACTTCCTAGGTTTGGAGATGTTTGATACACAGACACAAACAGACTTGAATTTCTTTTTGGACAGTAATACCCATCTGCCTTTAGGAAGTATTCTGAAGCAGTCTAGTTTCTCCATGAGTACTGACTCCTCTGATACAGAAACCCAGACAGAAGTATATCCGGCTACTAAAAATATACCTACTCAGAATATTGAAAGCAAAGTCCAGCTCAGTAGCGCTGAAACACAgactatggatagctgctttgaGAATCTAGGGAATTTATTCCTTACCAGCAATGAGACACAGACAGCAATGGATGACTTTCTTCTGGCTGACTTAGCCTGGAATACAATGGAGTCCCAGTTCAGTTCAGTAGAAACACAGACCTGTGAAGAGCTGTGCTCCTTGTTTCAGAGCTCTGACAAGCCCAGCCATTGA